Part of the Pyrobaculum calidifontis JCM 11548 genome, ATCAGCGCCACTACGTTGGCTAAAGCCCCGGCGAGGGTACCGGCCACGGTTATTCTCCCAATTTTTCTGCCCCCAACGGCTGTCCCAACCACGGCGCTTACCGTGTCGTAGACGGCCATGCTCACTATGGAGGCGAGTAGGTGTTGCCTGCCAAAGAGGGTCAAGGCGGCTAGGAAGCCTACTCCGCCCATTAAAACGCCGAGGTAGCCATGTCTCTTTTCGTAGTCTCTTTCCGCCATGTCTATCAACTCCTCCAGTTGCCTAAGGGCTCTCTGGTACTGAAGCCTTAGCTCTGGCCTCTCAATGGGGATGAGTTGTTCAAGCCTGTTGAACAAGTCCTCAAAGGTCTTAAACACGTTGCGGCGGAATTCAACCCACGCGGCCGGCTGCCTGACTTGTATCGAGTAAATGAAGCCGCTGGCCACCACCAATAGGGAGATGTACAATTCGGCAGAGACGTCTACTAGGAAGGGCACTGCGAGCAACGCTACAAAGGCAACGTGGATCGCCTTTCTCGCCGCGAGAGTCTTTAACGACGCCCATTTTGACACATGCGACAAGACCCCCGGCTATATATCCTTTGGGCAGACGCCCACTATGACCCTCAGCGGGGCGCCTCTCTTAAGCTCTGCCACCAGCCTCCTATCCAGCTCTGCCGCGGACTTGTCACTGGCCACGGCCACCGTGGACTCGTCCACGTACTCCGACTTCCTGACCACGAGCCGCCAGCGGGAGGTGGGCGTCCACCTCGGCGTTTTGCCCACGACGTAGTCCACCGCTGTGCCTACGTCGAGTATTATCACCACGGTGCCCTCATGCGCCAAGGCGTGGAGCACTTGTGCGTCTAGCTCGCCAGCCGCCTTCTCGGCGCAACAAGCCACTATGCAGTCGCCCCGCTTTGTCACATACGGGTCCTTCGTTATTTCAAGCGTCCTCCTGTTTGTGGCAGTGATGTTGGGGTGGCCGCGTGCGGTAAACACGTCGCGGGGGACGTCGCCCCTCTTCACTTTCTCTAGGCACACGATATTATTTATTGACACTTTTTCAAAGTTGCCATGGACGTCGAGGAGAGACTTTCGCTAGTGCTTCGGTACCCCACTGAGGAGGTGATCACAGTGGAGGAGCTTAGGGAGCTCTTCCAGGGGGGCTACAAGCTGAACCACTACATTGGGTTTGAGATAAGTGGGTTTATCCACATAGGCACAGGCGTGGTGAGCATGTCGAAAGTGGTAGATCTGCAACGCGCCGGGGTGAGGACCACGGTTTTTCTAGCAGATATTCACTCGTGGCTTAATAACAAGCTCGGGGGCGACTTAGACACCATTAGGCGGGTGGCCGTGACGTACTACGTCGAAACCTTCAAGAGGATTATAGAGGTCCTTGGGGGAGACCCGGACGCCACGCGGTTTGTCCTCGGCTCAGACCTCTACCACCACAACGACGAGTACTGGTTTCTCCTAATGGATATAACTCGGCATCTAACTCTGTCGCAGGTTAGGCATAGTTTGACGATACTGGGCAGGAAGATGGGGGAGTCCATCCCCC contains:
- a CDS encoding diacylglycerol/polyprenol kinase family protein; translated protein: MSKWASLKTLAARKAIHVAFVALLAVPFLVDVSAELYISLLVVASGFIYSIQVRQPAAWVEFRRNVFKTFEDLFNRLEQLIPIERPELRLQYQRALRQLEELIDMAERDYEKRHGYLGVLMGGVGFLAALTLFGRQHLLASIVSMAVYDTVSAVVGTAVGGRKIGRITVAGTLAGALANVVALMAAGYPPLAALAITALVVVADATSPEDNLTIPVAAAAGSYLSGLLPR
- a CDS encoding DUF371 domain-containing protein; the encoded protein is MCLEKVKRGDVPRDVFTARGHPNITATNRRTLEITKDPYVTKRGDCIVACCAEKAAGELDAQVLHALAHEGTVVIILDVGTAVDYVVGKTPRWTPTSRWRLVVRKSEYVDESTVAVASDKSAAELDRRLVAELKRGAPLRVIVGVCPKDI